A window of the Streptomyces sp. NBC_01351 genome harbors these coding sequences:
- a CDS encoding oxygenase MpaB family protein, whose protein sequence is MDKPSAGDRNLRARLGSTLFSRVAGPSGPANRARIHTAPGPRWFGPDRPIRAVHGDASMFIGGLSALLLQSLHPLAMTAVAAHSGFRGDPWGRLQRTSTFLAVTTYGTAQDAQLAVDRVRAVHERVRGTTAAGAPYRAADPHLLAWVHAAEVDSFLRAHERFGAHPLNAAGYDAYVADTARVATALGVVDPPRDRASLLSLLAQYRPELRATPEALDAARFLLRHPPLPWPARAPYALLAANAIALLPPWAPGMLGLRPATGPRETCVSLSGHALTRTIRWAMTPPTRQPR, encoded by the coding sequence ATGGACAAGCCCTCCGCCGGAGACCGGAACCTACGGGCTCGGCTCGGCTCGACGCTGTTCAGCCGGGTGGCGGGACCATCCGGCCCCGCCAACCGCGCACGGATCCACACCGCACCCGGACCCCGGTGGTTCGGCCCCGACCGCCCCATCCGCGCGGTCCACGGCGACGCCTCGATGTTCATCGGAGGCCTCAGCGCCCTCCTGCTCCAGTCCCTGCATCCGCTCGCCATGACTGCCGTGGCGGCGCACTCCGGCTTCCGCGGCGACCCGTGGGGCAGGCTCCAGCGCACCAGCACCTTTCTCGCCGTCACCACCTACGGCACGGCTCAGGACGCACAGCTCGCCGTCGACAGGGTCCGAGCGGTCCACGAACGGGTAAGGGGCACCACGGCGGCGGGCGCGCCCTATCGCGCGGCCGATCCCCACCTGCTGGCCTGGGTGCACGCGGCCGAGGTCGACAGTTTCCTTCGCGCCCATGAGCGCTTCGGAGCGCACCCGTTGAACGCGGCCGGATACGACGCCTACGTCGCGGACACCGCGCGCGTGGCAACGGCTCTCGGCGTGGTGGACCCACCACGCGACCGGGCATCGCTGCTGTCCCTTCTGGCGCAATACCGGCCGGAGTTGCGGGCCACGCCCGAGGCCCTCGACGCAGCGCGCTTCCTCCTCCGCCATCCGCCGCTGCCCTGGCCGGCCCGCGCCCCGTACGCCCTGCTCGCCGCGAACGCGATCGCCCTGCTGCCCCCGTGGGCCCCGGGCATGCTCGGCCTGCGCCCCGCAACCGGCCCCCGGGAGACCTGCGTATCCCTGTCAGGGCACGCCCTGACACGGACGATCCGGTGGGCGATGACCCCACCGACCCGACAGCCGCGCTGA